The Penicillium digitatum chromosome 6, complete sequence genome has a window encoding:
- a CDS encoding Cohesin complex subunit (Psm1), putative, translated as MGKLIRLELFNFKSYKGHHVLLFGDAYFTSIIGPNGSGKSNSMDAISFVLGIKSSHLRSTNLRDLVYRGRVLRTSKVDGETAVDEQDGEQEEEPETMDASQDAGGNDPKSAWVMAVYEDDAGEEQQWRRSITSQGVSEYRINNRIVSAHQYNEALEEENILIKARNFLVFQGDVEAIASQSPKDLTRLIEQISGSLEHKADYEKFKAEAEEAAEQQTVQLNRRRGINSEVKQYQEQKREAENYAKKAEERDQAIITHILWKLFHFQRLIDDSSADIQKYQDELKEYRRGVERYEKNVEDAKKDHARVGRDVGKAEKNITKKEREIEELNNSLVPVDEKIDITQKKVDRFSSKIAEIEKERASQSSNGKQLEKDLRLVEKAQAQWEVEWQKTMSKKGGQLSEADQQEYHKLREEVNRRSSADSLNLDNLRRQRKTEAEAVNSLKGKFENTEWQLKSVESDVQNMNERKLSLNDVVKSTSNEIDRKKKELNALTSERLKVSQMRTELEEKLQVVLRKLLEADDGKKQTERELRAKELISALKRIFPGVKGRVSDLCRPKQKKYSDAVSTVLGRHFDAIVVDNEKTAKECIQHLRDQRAGQATFIPLETIQVKAFNSNLKGMHRGMRPAIETVDYDDSVARAISYACGNSIVCDDLTTAKYLCYERNVDAKAVTLDGTVIHKGGLMTGGRGPQQNSKRWEDSEVENLYKLKEKLMSDLTNLPKSHRRGSEEETLQGELVGLEQRLTYSRDELKALERNLGSKRSELDFVKRQMEELRPKYTERKENLDELDETIEISQASVSTVEDDIYRKFCKRLGYDDIREYEAQQGSMQEEAAQRKLEFTTQKSRIENQLSFEKQRIQATEDRINGLKAQYERDQSLIEELQSQQEEIRNQLDEFEAELELLREALEKQKEIYGQSAENLAEQRRELQRRSKHVEAALKNVNALESEIQRNSSSRYALLRRCKLEDIDIPLAESSNSLDKLPIDDLVQAADPDAMEVDDGDGLDEAPPVHDYGIEIDFDSLGETLKEEADDKLEDELLEKVRVLNSDLDKMAPNARAMERLESVENKLRSTEKDFEDARKSARKAKEEFESVMKTRSDLFNKAFTHISEQIGPIYRELTRSANYPLGGQAYLDIEDSDEPYLDGIKYHAMPPLKRFRDMEHLSGGEKTMAALALLFAIHSYQPSPFFVLDEVDAALDNTNVARIANYIHDHAAPGMQFIVISLKTGLFQNSEALVGIYRDQVENSSKSLTLDLRKYT; from the exons ATGGGAAAACTCATTCGTTTGGAGCTTTTCA ACTTCAAGTCCTACAAGGGACATCATGTCCTCCTATTTGGAGATGCGTATTTCACGTCGATCATTGGCCCGAACGGGTCTGGCAAGTCAAACTC GATGGATGCCATATCGTTTGTTCTAGGAATCAAGTCTTCTCACCTACGATCGACCAATCTCCGTGATCTTGTGTACCGTGGGCGTGTTTTGCGTACATCTAAAGTGGATGGCGAGACTGCTGTTGATGAGCAGGATGGGGAGCAAGAGGAGGAGCCGGAGACCATGGATGCCTCCCAAGATGCCGGTGGAAACGACCCGAAGTCCGCTTGGGTGATGGCAGTCTATGAGGATGATGCGGGCGAGGAGCAGCAATGGCGCCGATCTATCACTAGCCAGGGTGTTAGCGAATACCGCATCAACAACCGAATCGTGTCCGCCCACCAATACAACGAGGCTCTAGAAGAGGAGAACATCTTGATCAAGGCGCGAAATTTCCTGGTGTTTCAGGGTGATGTCGAGGCGATCGCATCCCAGTCGCCCAAAGATCTTACTCGCTTGATTGAGCAGATCTCTGGCAGTCTGGAGCACAAGGCCGACTATGAAAAGTTCAAAGCGGAGGCGGAAGAGGCCGCGGAACAGCAAACCGTTCAGCTCAACCGCCGACGAGGCATCAATTCCGAAGTCAAGCAATACCAGGAACAGAAGCGAGAGGCTGAGAACTATGCGAAAAAGGCCGAGGAACGCGACCAGGCCATTATCACTCATATCCTGTGGAAGCTCTTTCACTTCCAGCGGCTGATCGACGACTCCAGTGCAGATATCCAGAAATACCAAGATGAGCTCAAGGAGTACCGTCGTGGCGTTGAGAGATATGAGAAGAACGTCGAGGACGCCAAGAAAGACCACGCTCGAGTCGGCAGAGATGTTGGCAAGGCCGAGAAAAACATCACgaaaaaggagagagagattGAAGAACTTAACAACTCTCTGGTACCTGTGGACGAGAAGATCGACATTACCCAGAAGAAGGTTGACAGATTCTCTTCAAAAATTGCCGAGATCGAAAAGGAGCGCGCATCACAATCCAGCAATGGCAAGCAACTAGAAAAGGATCTCAGGCTTGTCGAGAAAGCCCAGGCTCAGTGGGAAGTCGAATGGCAGAAGACGATGAGCAAGAAGGGTGGCCAGCTGAGCGAAGCTGATCAGCAGGAATACCACAAGCTCAGAGAAGAAGTTAATCGACGTTCATCGGCGGATTCATTAAACCTCGACAATCTACGCCGGCAGAGAAAGACCGAAGCTGAAGCGGTCAACAGCTTGAAGGGCAAGTTTGAAAATACCGAATGGCAACTGAAATCCGTTGAATCTGATGTCCAGAATATGAACGAACGCAAGTTGTCCCTCAATGACGTTGTCAAGTCCACCTCCAACGAAATCGACCGTAAGAAGAAGGAACTGAACGCATTGACTTCGGAGCGCTTGAAAGTCTCGCAAATGCGAACCGAGCTAGAGGAaaagcttcaagtcgtgTTGAGGAAACTTCTCGAGGCCGACGATGGCAAGAAGCAGACCGAACGCGAACTTCGGGCCAAGGAGTTAATCTCAGCCTTGAAGCGCATCTTCCCTGGTGTCAAAGGCCGTGTCAGTGATCTCTGTCGTCCCAAGCAGAAGAAATACTCTGACGCAGTCAGCACCGTACTTGGTCGACACTTCGATGCCATTGTTGTGGACAACGAGAAGACCGCAAAGGAGTGCATCCAACACCTACGCGACCAACGAGCAGGTCAGGCTACGTTCATTCCGCTGGAAACCATCCAAGTCAAGGCGTTCAACTCGAACCTGAAAGGCATGCATCGGGGCATGCGCCCTGCCATTGAGACTGTTGACTATGATGATTCGGTTGCGCGAGCAATCAGCTACGCGTGCGGAAACTCTATCGTTTGTGATGATTTGACCACGGCTAAGTATCTTTGCTACGAGCGAAACGTGGACGCGAAGGCTGTTACCCTTGATGGAACTGTCATTCACAAGGGTGGTCTCATGACTGGTGGACGTGGTCCTCAACAAAACTCTAAGCGCTGGGAAGATTCCGAGGTCGAGAACCTGTATAAATTAAAAGAAAAGCTCATGAGCGATCTCACCAACCTCCCCAAGAGTCACCGCCGAGGCTCCGAAGAAGAGACCCTGCAAGGCGAGCTCGTCGGTCTCGAGCAGCGCCTTACCTACTCCCGTGATGAATTGAAGGCCCTTGAGAGGAACCTTGGGAGTAAACGTAGCGAGCTGGATTTCGTTAAGCGCCAGATGGAGGAACTGCGACCGAAATACACCGAGCGTAAGGAAAACCTTGACGAGCTAGACGAGACAATCGAAATCTCACAAGCTTCGGTCAGCACGGTTGAGGATGATATCTACCGCAAGTTCTGCAAGCGCTTAGGGTATGATGACATCCGAGAATACGAGGCTCAGCAGGGCTCTATGCAGGAAGAGGCTGCGCAAAGGAAGCTTGAGTTTACCACTCAAAAGAGCCGAATCGAGAATCAGCTTAGCTTTGAAAAGCAGCGTATCCAAGCAACCGAGGACCGAATCAACGGCCTCAAGGCGCAATACGAGCGCGACCAGAGCCTGATTGAAGAGTTGCAAAGTCAGCAAGAAGAAATCCGCAACCAGCTCGATGAGTTCGAAGCGGAACTTGAGCTCCTCCGAGAGGCTCTCGAGAAGCAGAAGGAAATCTATGGCCAGTCAGCAGAAAACTTGGCAGAGCAGCGCCGTGAACTCCAGAGGCGTAGCAAGCACGTGGAAGCAGCGCTTAAGAATGTCAATGCTCTTGAATCAGAGATCCAAAGAAACTCTTCCAGCCGATACGCTCTTTTGCGCCGCTGCAAGCTTGAAGACATTGACATTCCTCTGGCCGAGTCTTCTAATTCCCTTGACAAGCTTCCCATTGACGACCTTGTTCAAGCAGCAGACCCGGATGCCATGGAGGTGGATGACGGGGATGGTTTGGATGAGGCTCCTCCGGTGCACGATTACGGTATTGAGATCGACTTCGATTCTCTAGGAGAGACCCTGAAAGAG GAGGCCGATGACAAGCTCGAGGATGAACTGCTGGAGAAAGTCCGTGTTCTCAACAGTGACCTCGACAAGATGGCACCGAATGCTCGTGCCATGGAGCGCCTGGAGAGTGTTGAGAACAAACTTCGCAGCACCGAAAAGGACTTCGAGGATGCCCGGAAGTCGGCCCGAAAGGCCAAGGAAGAATTTGAGTCCGTGATGAAGACGCGATCCGATCTCTTCAACAAGGCATTCACGCACATATCTGAGCAGATCGGGCCAATATACCGTGAACTCACGCGCAGCGCCAATTACCCCCTGGGTGGTCAAGC CTACCTCGATATCGAGGACTCGGACGAGCCCTACTTGGACGGCATCAAATACCACGCCATGCCTCCTCTCAAGCGTTTCCGAGACATGGAGCATCTTTCCGGTGGCGAGAAGACCATGGCCGCACTCGCTTTGCTGTTCGCTATCCACTCGTACCAACCATCTCCATTCTTTGTGCTGGATGAGGTTGATGCAGCCCTGGACAACACCAACGTCGCCCGTATTGCCAACTATATCCACGATCACGCCGCGCCTGGTATGCAGTTCATCGTGATCAGTTTGAAGACCGGACTATTCCAGAACAGTGAGGCTCTGGTTGGTATCTACAGGGACCAGGTCGAGAACAGCAGCAAATCCTTGACGCTTGAT CTTCGGAAGTACACCTAA
- a CDS encoding structural maintenance of chromosomes protein 1 has translation MPVRSPTFSIFRRQCLQSPTRPGFQMKSTSPLRYFNSTAPHYKAKGVARTVDSAWQAASPYGNKNPRALAKLQTKVLKAGQVLLFKAPFHRPYVLTAYGLSAFCFAYSIYNSNAVLVNPLVPLPMWQKSLFGGICVMMSVGGTLFISRTGSLVKNIRAVNSDGRMRVLFSVRSMVPFKKPYQVEVAPGDLSFKRRLSVSPETMKRYEDSTKLGRELEPEPTFVRVLKSMPRRIFQSMRQIFTNEDFIIVQLAGHRTHFRLDSNGYISDDLLHFGRMVNVKLPFRD, from the coding sequence ATGCCCGTCAGATCACCCACCTTCTCAATATTCCGGCGCCAATGCCTACAAAGTCCAACGCGACCTGGCTTTCAGATGAAATCGACATCACCCTTGCGATACTTCAATTCCACTGCACCTCATTACAAGGCCAAGGGTGTGGCCAGAACTGTCGATTCCGCGTGGCAGGCCGCAAGCCCTTATGGAAACAAAAACCCCCGTGCCCTTGCGAAGCTGCAAACGAAGGTATTAAAAGCCGGACAGGTGCTTTTGTTCAAGGCTCCTTTTCATCGTCCATATGTCTTAACTGCATATGGTCTGTCCGCGTTTTGCTTTGCCTATTCCATCTACAACTCGAACGCGGTTCTCGTGAATCCTCTGGTTCCTCTTCCAATGTGGCAGAAATCCCTATTTGGTGGAATCTGTGTCATGATGAGCGTTGGAGGCACATTGTTCATCTCCCGAACCGGCTCTCTAGTCAAAAACATTAGAGCGGTCAACTCCGACGGTCGTATGCGCGTCCTCTTCAGTGTCCGAAGCATGGTCCCTTTCAAGAAGCCTTACCAGGTCGAAGTGGCGCCGGGTGATCTTTCTTTCAAGCGCAGACTCTCGGTCTCTCCGGAAACCATGAAGCGTTACGAGGATAGTACCAAACTCGGCCGTGAATTGGAACCCGAGCCAACCTTCGTCAGAGTACTGAAATCCATGCCTCGCCGGATTTTCCAGAGCATGCGGCAAATTTTCACCAACGAGGACTTCATCATTGTGCAGTTGGCGGGTCACAGAACCCATTTCCGACTGGACTCCAATGGATACATCTCGGATGATCTCCTGCACTTTGGGCGTATGGTGAATGTGAAGCTGCCATTCAGAGATTAG
- a CDS encoding Pyruvate dehydrogenase complex component Pdx1, putative, whose protein sequence is MAANITVGQVPAMFARRQQKVFGVGRRLQSTAPTTQNPAYPLYPSVAQLLREKGIPKSDVSKIPASGPKGRLLKGDVLAYIGQIPANYPSTQAATLAKLSHLDLSNIKIAPAAAPAAPAAAEQEIVPEPLPMTSVAISVSLAAVLSAQKKLQDNLGVMVPLSRFLAVATDLANDDLPRLASSKPSADELFNEVLGAQPINTSRGDYVPELNVLEAPKAVRSKPVAEDLIDFLSAKSPKKSVPRASTESSAGVASNVFSLTVPADEETRAKAFLERIKTLLSVEPARLVL, encoded by the exons ATGGCAGCCAATATCACAGTTGGTCAGGTTCCAGCCATGTTTGCTCGGCGTCAACAGAAGGTGTTCGGTGTCGGCAGAC GCCTGCAATCTACTGCTCCCACAACCCAGAACCCCGCCTATCCGCTATACCCCTCCGTCGCCCAGCTCCTCCGTGAGAAGGGCATCCCCAAGTCCGATGTTTCTAAGATCCCAGCCTCGGGCCCCAAGGGTCGTCTCTTGAAGGGCGACGTACTTGCATACATCGGTCAGATCCCCGCGAACTACCCGTCGACCCAGGCCGCTACTCTGGCCAAGCTTTCCCACCTCGATCTGAGCAACATCAAGATCGCCCCGGCCGCGGCCCCGGCCGCGCCGGCTGCAGCCGAACAGGAGATTGTCCCCGAGCCCCTGCCCATGACTTCCGTCGCCATCTCCGTTTCCCTGGCTGCCGTGCTGTCTGCCCAGAAAAAGCTCCAGGACAACCTGGGTGTGATGGTCCCGCTGTCCCGCTTCCTTGCCGTGGCTACAGACCTTGCCAACGACGACCTGCCCCGCTTGGCTAGCTCCAAGCCCTCCGCCGATGAGCTTTTCAATGAGGTCCTCGGTGCCCAGCCAATCAACACATCCCGCGGTGATTACGTTCCCGAGCTGAACGTTTTGGAGGCTCCCAAGGCTGTCCGGTCGAAGCCTGTCGCTGAGGATTTGATCGACTTCCTTAGTGCAAAATCGCCCAAGAAGTCTGTGCCTAGGGCTTCAACTGAAAGCTCTGCTGGTGTTGCTTCAAACGTTTTCAGCTTGACGGTCCCTGCTGATGAGGAGACCCGCGCTAAGGCATTCCTGGAGCGAATCAAGACTCTTCTCTCGGTTGAGCCAGCGCGTTTGGTGCTTTAA
- a CDS encoding Fizzy-related protein-like protein, whose translation MADRPQNSEKAGNKSVVRPQVSQISNIVSPPGSKTPPSMPSKRTMYFPDNSNAGSRQRQDGAEPIDPSALAKALKDYETSGSRRDRTPASSPCRKRQRVYGDRFIPNRDGQDLQATYSLLHEDGCPSTPSKAKKRPPHSELHFQKTEEANRTFSRVLRSELFGNTVPQPDLNSAPSDPLLGFSNGLNDKTRSHTPPAHITANLPPASITPTTPHKNLFNYGPSRPGSGHPTPSKTPRSVHGPNLDVRSELYSLSPIRYDSQRILETPRKQARYVNKVPYKVLDAPDLQDDFYLNLVDWGSSNILGVGLANSVYMWNSHTGGVTRLCELKDDTVTSVSWIQRGTHLAIGTGKGLVQIWDAEHCRRLRTMIGHTNRVGALAWNDHILTSGSRDRLIYHRDVRSPDQYIRKLSGHKQEVCGLKWNTEDGQLASGGNDNKLMVWDKLSETPLYRFSGHNAAVKAIAWSPHQHHLLASGGGTADRTIKFWNTQTGSMIKEVDTGSQVCNLSWSKNSDEIISTHGYSQNQIVIWKYPRMEQIVSLTGHTFRVLYLAMSPDGQTVVTGAGDETLRFWKIFDRRATRDSRREGSKLAEWGTIR comes from the exons ATGGCGGACAGACCTCAAAATTCAGAGAAGGCCGGAAACAAGTCGGTAGTCAGACCTCAAGTATCTCAAATCTCGAACATTGTATCACCACCTGGATCGAAGACACCACCAAGCATGCCGTCGAAGCGCACAATGTACTTCCCAGACAACTCAAACGCGGGCAGCCGCCAACGGCAAGATGGAGCAGAGCCAATCGACCCTAGTGCGCTTGCAAAAGCATTGAAGGACTATGAGACTTCTGGCAGCCGGCGGGACAGGACACCAGCCTCCAGTCCATGTCGCAAGAGACAACGGGTCTACGGGGACCG GTTTATTCCTAATCGTGACGGACAAGATCTACAGGCGACGTATAGCCTGTTGCACGAGGATGGTTGCCCATCTACTCCTtccaaggccaagaaacGCCCCCCTCACTCTGAACTTCATTTTCAAAAGA CCGAGGAAGCCAACCGTACGTTTTCCCGGGTTTTGCGCAGCGAACTGTTCGGAAATACGGTTCCGCAGCCCGATTTGAATTCTGCGCCATCTGACCCATTGCTCGGCTTTAGCAATGGACTAAATGACAAGACTCGATCCCATACACCTCCCGCTCACATCACTGCCAATCTTCCTCCTGCTAGCATCACCCCCACTACCCCACACAAGAACCTTTTCAACTATGGACCTTCACGGCCGGGGTCCGGACATCCAACCCCCTCTAAAACACCTCGAAGTGTGCATGGCCCCAACTTAGACGTGCGCTCTGAACTTTACAGTCTTTCTCCTATCCGTTATGACAGCCAGCGTATTCTTGAAACACCTCGAAAACAGGCCCGGTATGTAAACAAGGTGCCCTACAAGGTCTTGgatgcgccagatcttcaagaCGACTTCTATTTGAACCTGGTGGACTGGGGGAGTAGCAACATACTCGGCGTTGGATTGGCCAACTCTGTCTATATGTGGAACTCCCACACCGGTGGAGTTACGAGGTTGTGTGAGCTGAAAGATGATACTGTGACCAGCGTGAGCTGGATTCAAAGA GGTACACATCTTGCAATTGGCACAGGCAAGGGTCTGGTACAGATATGGGATGCTGAGCATTGCCGGCGTCTACGAACCATGATTGGACATACCAACCGAGTTGGTGCCTTGGCGTGGAATGATCACATTCTCACATCCGGATCCCGAGACCGCCTCATTTATCACCGAGATGTTCGGTCTCCGGACCAGTACATTCGAAAGCTTTCTGGTCATAAACAAGAAGTGTGTGGGTTGAAGTGGAACACCGAAGATGGTCAATTAGCATCCGGAGGCAACGACAACAAACTGATGGTTTGGGATAAGCTGAGCGAGACACCCCTCTACCGTTTCTCTGGCCACAACGCTGCTGTCAAGGCCATTGCATGGTCTCctcatcaacatcatcttctGGCTTCTGGCGGCGGTACCGCTGACCGCACGATCAAGTTCTGGAACACACAAACTGGCTCAATGATTAAAGAGGTCGACACTGGTAGCCAGGTCTGCAATCTCTCTTGGTCCAAAAACTCGGACGAGATCATCAGCACACACGGTTACAGCCAGAACCAAATCGTCATATGGAAATACCCGCGTATGGAACAAATAGTTTCATTGACCGGCCACACTTTCCGCGTTCTTTACCTCGCCATGAGCCCTGACGGCCAGACTGTCGTAACAGGAGCAGGTGACGAAACACTCAGATTCTGGAAAATCTTTGATAGACGAGCTACAAGAGACTCTCGTCGGGAAGGCAGCAAACTGGCTGAATGGGGCACCATCAGGTAG
- a CDS encoding Aspartyl aminopeptidase encodes MAAKQPALDFLSFVNSAPTPFHAVHEAKQLLAKAGFQEIKERDSWASTCQPGGKYYLTRNTTTLVAFAIGKQWQPGNSISMIGAHTDSPVLRVKPVSKKSGEGFVQVGVETYGGGIWHTWFDRDLGVAGRVMTRESDGSIVQKLVKIDRPILRVPTLAIHLDRQENFAFNKETQLFPIAGLVAAELNRNGGTDTPDTDKGGELFSPLKSVTERHHSHFVELIASEAGVNPSDILDFEMILFDTHKSCLGGLMEEFIFSPRLDNLNSTFCATVGLIDSVADESALDEEEAIRLIALFDHEEIGSRTAQGADSNILPSIIRRLSVLPSSSSKSTDLSTAYEQTLSTSFLVSADMAHSVNPNYAGKYESDHKPEINKGPVIKINANARYATNSPGIVLLEEIARKTTKETGEHVPLQLFVVRNDSSCGSTIGPMLSAALGARTLDLGNPQLSMHSIRETGGTYDVAYAIRLFTGFFKHYSELSKTILVD; translated from the exons ATGGCTGCCAAGCAACCTGCTCTGGACTTCTTGTCCTTTGTGAATTCTGCTCCTACCC CTTTCCATGCCGTTCACGAAGCCAAGCAGCTTCTGGCTAAGGCTGGGTTCCAAGAAATCAAG GAGAGAGACTCTTGGGCGTCGACCTGCCAACCGGGAGGCAAGTACTACTTGACTCGCAACACTACTACGCTTGTGGCTTTTGCGATCGGCAAGCAATGGCAG CCGGGCAATTCCATCTCTATGATCGGTGCCCACACTGATTCTCCGGTGTTGAGGGTCAAGCCCGTTAGCAAGAAGAGCGGGGAAGGTTTCGTCCAGGTCGGCGTTGAAACCTACGGTGGAGGCATCTGGCACACTT GGTTTGATCGTGATCTGGGTGTCGCTGGTCGGGTAATGACTCGTGAAAGCGATGGATCCATTGTGCAGAAACTGGTCAAGATTGACCGCCCCA TCCTTCGTGTTCCTACACTGGCCATCCATCTGGACCGCCAGGAGAACTTTGCTTTTAACAAGGAAACACAGCTGTTCCCCATAGCTGGCCTTGTTGCTGCAGAGCTCAACCGCAATGGTGGAACCGACACCCCTGACACCGACAAGGGTGGTGAATTATTCTCACCATTGAAATCGGTCACAGAACGCCATCACTCTCACTTTGTTGAGCTTATTGCTTCTGAGGCTGGCGTCAACCCTAGCGATATTCTGGACTTTGAAATGATCCTGTTCGACACCCACAAGTCCTGCCTCGGCGGTTTGATGGAAGAATTCATCTTTTCCCCTCGCCTAGACAACCTGAATAGCACCTTTTGTGCTACTGTTGGTCTGATTGACTCTGTGGCCGACGAATCCGCCCTCGATGAGGAAGAAGCGATCCGCCTGATTGCCTTGTTTGACCACGAGGAAATCGGAAGCCGCACAGCACAGGGTGCGGACTCCAACATTCTCCCGTCGATTATTCGCCGTCTGTCTGTCCTCCCGTCCTCCTCCTCCAAGAGCACCGACCTGTCAACTGCCTATGAGCAGACTCTGTCCACCTCCTTCCTTGTCTCTGCCGATATGGCCCACTCGGTCAACCCTAACTATGCGGGCAAGTACGAGTCAGACCACAAGCCAGAGATCAACAAGGGCCCGGTGATTAAGATTAACGCCAACGCTCGCTATGCGACGAATTCTCCTGGAATTGTTCTCCTGGAGGAAATTGCGCGCAAGACCACCAAGGAGACTGGTGAGCACGTTCCTCTCCAGCTCTTTGTGGTTCGTAATGACTCCAGTTGTGGCAGCACCATAGGCCCAATGCTGTCTGCTGCGCTGGGCGCACGGACACTGGATTTGGGCAATCCCCAGCTCAGCATGCATAGTATCCGTGAAACAGGCGGTACCTATGATGTTGCCTATGCCATTCGTCTGTTCACTGGGTTCTTTAAGCATTACTCAGAGCTGTCGAAGACGATCCTTGTGGATTGA
- a CDS encoding Peptidase M18 has product MTDVDAYRDAEYIADVSGISNDDTELLRPIGTLRSQNARVKNVKSAAKVAFIDRLLRDLDILIYCQLSALYYMDCSIVLFAIRAIVELIFFTPKAPPFEPTRSQPFVSAIIGSNLICMLFHAFLICPEAGEETRGYLHGGLFIDFIGQTPVSVYRLLSFDFLIFLIDIIMLGLIIERVKTNGTPAPAPATSTPDTHTDTSPNTEDSQPQDHDAEERGILRQEDGDETTSAVHNSPDSHYSSGIDEEVEEERTTLLADPADAESGSGARGEHPMDTFAAGEAVIVNMSFLGTLSDQWCHSNSVVRSTPGFVPSPETATFLRQRFGLQVGTNGRIERANTT; this is encoded by the exons ATGACAGACGTTGATGCCTATCGGGATGCGGAATACATCGCTGACGTGTCCGGCATATCCAATGACGATACGGAGCTTCTGAGGCCAATAGGCACGCTCAGAAGCCAAAATGCGCGTGTGAAGAATGTGAAATCGGCTGCCAAAGTCGCCTTCATTGATCGATTGCTGCGCGATCTCGACATATTAATTTATTGTCAACTCTCCGCCCTATATTACATGGA CTGTTCAATCGTCTTATTTGCCATACGTGCCATCGTCGAACTGATCTTCTTCACGCCAAAAGCACCTCCCTTTGAGCCCACACGCAGTCAGCCGTTTGTCAGCGCTATCATCGGCAGCAACCTCATCTGCATGCTCTTCCATGCCTTCCTGATTTGTCCCGAAGCTGGCGAGGAGACACGCGGCTATCTACATGGGGGACTGTTCATCGATTTCATTGGGCAGACTCCTGTCTCTGTTTACCGTCTCCTCTCCTTCGATTTTTTGATCTTTCTAATCGATATTATCATGCTGGGCTTAATAATCGAGCGGGTTAAGACTAATGGAACCCCTGCTCCAGCGCCTGCAACGTCGACACCAGATACGCACACAGATACAAGCCCAAACACGGAGGACTCCCAGCCACAAGACCACGATGCCGAAGAGCGTGGCATTCTGCGACAAGAGGATGGCGATGAAACAACGTCCGCTGTTCATAACAGTCCCGATTCACACTACAGTAGTGGCATCGACGAAGAGGTTGAAGAGGAGCGCACGACGCTCTTGGCCGACCCGGCAGACGCTGAATCCGGCAGTGGTGCTCGGGGTGAGCATCCGATGGATACTTTCGCAGCTGGCGAGGCCGTCATTGTCAATATGAGCTTCCTAGGCACACTTAGTGATCAATGGTGCCACTCAAATTCAGTGGTACGGTCAACGCCAGGCTTTGTGCCGTCTCCCGAAACGGCAACGTTTCTCCGGCAGCGTTTCGGTCTCCAGGTTGGGACCAATGGTCGCATAGAGCGTGCGAATACAACATGA
- a CDS encoding ATP-dependent Clp protease proteolytic subunit has translation MPPRLSLHQLGRSIQNFPVAVAQPAARFARCFSNQGPSLAQPPRSWTPTPFVTETVGGGWHTYDIFSRLMKERIICLNGEVDDTLSASIVAQLLFLEADNPAKPIHLYINSPGGSVTAGLAIYDTMTYIASPVSTICVGQAASMGSLLLAGGEAGKRYCLPHSSIMVHQPSGGYFGQASDIAIHAKEILRVRTQLNEIYQRHLTGKKQLSLDEIEKLMERDYFMGAKEALELGVIDEILERRVQGKEGAGEESKPPTA, from the exons ATGCCTCCAAGGCTTTCTCTTCACCAGCTAGGGAGGTCCATTCAAAATTTTCCTGTCGCTGTCGCCCAGCCCGCCGCCAGATTCGCACGATGCTTCTCAAACCAaggaccctcgcttgcgcAGCCCCCGCGGAGTTGGACACCGACGCCATTCGTGACCGAGACAGTG GGAGGTGGCTGGCACACTT ATGACATATTTTCTCGGTTAATGAAG GAACGCATCATCTGTCTAAATGGCGAAGTCGACGATACCCTCTCCGCATCGATAGTCGCAcagctcctcttcctcgaggCCGATAACCCTGCCAAACCAATCCACCTTTACATCAACTCTCCGGGAGGCTCAGTAACAGCTG GCCTTGCAATCTACGATACAATGACATATATCGCCTCTCCTGTGAGCACAATCTGTGTCGGCCAAGCAGCCTCGATGGGCTCTCTCCTTCTCGCCGGCGGCGAAGCTGGCAAACGATACTGTCTCCCGCACTCGTCGATCATGGTGCACCAGCCCTCGGGCGGCTACTTTGGACAGGCATCCGACATCGCCATCCACGCGAAAGAGATCCTCCGTGTCCGCACTCAGCTCAATGAGATCTACCAACGCCACCTGACTGGCAAGAAGCAGTTGTCCCTTGATGAGATCGAGAAGCTTATGGAGCGCGATTACTTCATGGGTGCTAAGGAAGCGCTCGAGCTGGGAGTTATTGATGAAATCCTGGAACGTAGAGTCCAGGGAAAGGAGGGTGCCGGGGAAGAGTCCAAGCCTCCTACTGCGTAA